DNA sequence from the bacterium genome:
ACTCTCCAGGGTGCGCGCCGTCCACCCGTGCAGCTCGGCGGCGAGATGCGCCAGCGCGTCCGTGGCGGGCCGCTCCACCTGCGCGCGCAGCCGCCGAACGAGGTAGCGCTCGAGCGCGCGCCGGCTGGCGCCGGCCCAGAACGACGGCTTCACCGTCACGTCGTGGATGGCGGCCGGAAGCCGCAGCGCGGGGCGCGAGAGGAAGTCGAGCGCGAAGGCGTCGGGCGCCGGCGCCATTCCTGCGAGCGTTCCGGCGCGGCGCAGGCATTGCCCGAGCTCTTCGGTGAGGCGCGTCAAGGTTCCTTCGATCTCGTCACCGGTGGCGTCTGCTGCCGTCTCCAGCGCGGCGGTCGCCGCCGGACCGGCGACCGACCAGTCGCCGTCGGCTCGGATGTGGTCGGCGGCAACTCGCGCCGCCGCCGCGAAGGCCTGCGGCACGCTGCCGCGGAGCTCGTGGATGCCGTCGTCGCACCGCTTGCGCGCCTCGGCGAGCGCGCGCTCCGCGCGGGCTGCCGCGACCTCCAGCTCATCGAGCGCGGCCGGGGCGCGCCCGGCGCCGTTCGCGTCGCCGGCGGTGAGCGCCCGCACCGCGCCGACCAGCGTCGCGAAGCGCTGGCGCGACGACGCGGCGGCGCGGGCGCGGCCATCGACGCTCCGGGGAACGATCACCTCGCGAAACCACTGGTCGGCGAGCGCGGCCGCCGCGCCATGGGTGCTGACGGCGTGGACGGCGATGGGGTGACCGAGCGCGCCGGCGAGCCGCTCCTGCGCGTACCGCAGGGCGCGCGCCCGCTCGGACTCGGACAGCAGGTCGATCTTGGTGAGCACGACGCAGGCCGCGATCCCCGAGGCCTCCAGCAGGTGCAGGAGCTGCACATCGTCGCGCGTCGGCGGACCCGCGGCATCGATCAGCACGATCCCCAGGTCGGCGCGCGGCAGATATCGGTAGGCCGCACGCGCGCCTTCCGTCGCCAGCGAGCCGATGCCCGGCGTGTCGACGAAGGCAACGCCGTCGCGGAGGCGAGCGGAGCGGACACGGACACACGCCGCGGCGACGCCTTTGCGGTTCTCGGGGTTCTCCTCCTCGGACACGAATTCCCGCAAGCGAGTCAGCGGCACGCGCACGCGCTGACCGTCGCGAAGCTCGATGGTCGCATCGTCCGCGCTGCCGCGCACCACACGCGTCGGCACGGCCGTCACCGGCGTGACGCCGACCGGCAGCGCGGTGGTCTCCAGCACGGTGTTGAGCAGGGAGGACTTGCCCGCGTTGACGCGACCGAAGACGCAGATCTCGAAGCACTGCCGCTCCACGCGCTCGACGAGGGCCTCGAGCGGCTCTCGCAGCGTCACCAACCCGCGGCGCCGGATCAGCCGTTCGAGGGCGCTCAGGGCGCGGGCGTCGACGACGCCCTGGTCGAGGTGCGCGATCCGCTGGCCGAGATCCTCCGCCGTCCGGCGCGCCACGACCTCCCGCAGCCGTTGCAGCAGCCGACACAGGTTCGTCCGCGTCTGCTCGACCAGCGCGGCGCTCTCGGCAGGCAGCGGGCCGTAGCCGCGCAGCGTCTCGACCCCGATCTCGCCGAGCTCGATCTCCGCCCCGAGCAGCGTGACCTCGACCGCCCGACTGGTGGGGATGACGCCATGGGCCGGGGCGAGGCCGAGGTCGGCGACCATCGCGCTCATTCGCGACCGGATCTCCCCGAGGTAGTCGTGCAGCAGGTGCACCTCGGCGGGCGCCAGATCCGCCACATAGGGGGAGAACGGCGCGCCAGCGGTGGCCGCCGACGCGATGGTGGCCACCGCCGCCAGGCGGTCGTCCAGGTGCGTGAGCCCGCTCATCAGCACGCGGCGGTGGTTGTCGTTCAGCTCGACGGCCCGGCGATCCATCGGACGCTCCCTCACGTCAGCGGATCGACGCATAGCCGCCGGCCACCCCGTCTGGCGAGAGCACGAGCTGCCAGAGCTGGTTGCGCCGGGCGCGAAACGCGCCGGCGCACGACAGGAGATAGTAGCGCCAGGTGCGCAGGAACCGCTGGTCGTAGCGGTGCCGCAGTGCCGGCCACTGGGTGACGACGTTGCGTTCCCAGGCGAGGAGCGTGCGGTCGTAATCGGCGCCGAAATTGTGCCAGTCCTCGATCACGAACGCGTTGCCGATGCCCGCGCACAGCGTGCGCACGGATGGCAGGTGCGAATTGGGAAAGATGTAGCGCGAGATCCACGGGTCCCCGGCGACGGAGTCGGTGGGACCGCCGATGCTGTGCAGCAGGAAGAGCCCTCCGGCTCTCAGGCAGCGGCGCACGACGTCGAAATAGGTGCGGTAGTTCTTCGCGCCCACGTGCTCGAACATCCCGATCGACACCACGGCATCGAACGGCTCGGCGAGATCGCGATAATCCTGCAGGCGGAACGTCACGGGCAGCCCGCGACCACGGGCTTCCGCGAGGCGCCGCTGCTCTTCCGACACCGTGACCCCCACCGCCTGCACGCCGTACCGTTGCGCCGCGAAGATCGCGAAGCTCCCCCAGCCGCAGCCGATGTCGAGCACGCGCATCCCGGAACGCAGCGAGAGCTTGCGGCAGATCAGATCGAGCTTCGCTTCCTGCGCCGCGTCGAGATCGCTCGCGTCCTTCCAGTACGCGCAACTGTACGTCATCCGCCGATCGAGCATGGCCGCGAACAGGTCGTTCCCCAGATCGTAGTGGCGCCGGCCGATCTCGAACGCCCGGCTCCGCCTCCCCTGGTTGCCGATCCACGCTCGGATGGCCGCCAGCGCGGCCCGCCAGCCGCGGAATCCGACCTCGAGACCGGCGCGCAACACCCGGCTCACCATTTCGTCGAGCTGATCGCAGTCCCACCATCCGTCGACGTACGCCTCGCCCAAGCCCAGCGTGCCATCGCGGAACAGGCGATCGAACACCCGC
Encoded proteins:
- a CDS encoding dynamin family protein, whose amino-acid sequence is MDRRAVELNDNHRRVLMSGLTHLDDRLAAVATIASAATAGAPFSPYVADLAPAEVHLLHDYLGEIRSRMSAMVADLGLAPAHGVIPTSRAVEVTLLGAEIELGEIGVETLRGYGPLPAESAALVEQTRTNLCRLLQRLREVVARRTAEDLGQRIAHLDQGVVDARALSALERLIRRRGLVTLREPLEALVERVERQCFEICVFGRVNAGKSSLLNTVLETTALPVGVTPVTAVPTRVVRGSADDATIELRDGQRVRVPLTRLREFVSEEENPENRKGVAAACVRVRSARLRDGVAFVDTPGIGSLATEGARAAYRYLPRADLGIVLIDAAGPPTRDDVQLLHLLEASGIAACVVLTKIDLLSESERARALRYAQERLAGALGHPIAVHAVSTHGAAAALADQWFREVIVPRSVDGRARAAASSRQRFATLVGAVRALTAGDANGAGRAPAALDELEVAAARAERALAEARKRCDDGIHELRGSVPQAFAAAARVAADHIRADGDWSVAGPAATAALETAADATGDEIEGTLTRLTEELGQCLRRAGTLAGMAPAPDAFALDFLSRPALRLPAAIHDVTVKPSFWAGASRRALERYLVRRLRAQVERPATDALAHLAAELHGWTARTLESLRRQIAAHLDPLRSLQGRRVGPAGQPGWEPLDDPDRRDLALIERCAADLAPDDGADVDDTRAPGRATEIA
- the cfa gene encoding cyclopropane fatty acyl phospholipid synthase, which gives rise to MAASATKAHPRFGGVTGSIARCVGAGAPRRAVEEWLAAVDVRLDGARPWDPRIRDERVFDRLFRDGTLGLGEAYVDGWWDCDQLDEMVSRVLRAGLEVGFRGWRAALAAIRAWIGNQGRRSRAFEIGRRHYDLGNDLFAAMLDRRMTYSCAYWKDASDLDAAQEAKLDLICRKLSLRSGMRVLDIGCGWGSFAIFAAQRYGVQAVGVTVSEEQRRLAEARGRGLPVTFRLQDYRDLAEPFDAVVSIGMFEHVGAKNYRTYFDVVRRCLRAGGLFLLHSIGGPTDSVAGDPWISRYIFPNSHLPSVRTLCAGIGNAFVIEDWHNFGADYDRTLLAWERNVVTQWPALRHRYDQRFLRTWRYYLLSCAGAFRARRNQLWQLVLSPDGVAGGYASIR